The following proteins come from a genomic window of Yinghuangia sp. ASG 101:
- a CDS encoding DUF4209 domain-containing protein, with amino-acid sequence MTYSDADLSLAIASIDSAVAGKPKFEAQRAVWEIFPIVFDSDTSDLEDKNSSLGTAISWAFAYKISVGEVNGKPRCSVEAHYTAASGEITPPPPRSVADEIKRIWATVATESGTSFVRARAYHLLFEAKIRPVVDNARRACENYIDTALGWEIGLDRTRYLNIALRLARAISARDLVAHVTGLMVQDIGHCVENPGYGPGISLPLINALNAERPSPKMLDALLEQAYARYEDPFIRDEIVQLQIQRADADDVRRLHQEKLVSVWRNAAEGADGIVRASHLQTALERAEQTQQRDLIQRAASELQSIRNEDLELQTFRASIQRDPSEIDRLLRPITTASDWSEALGLFCLAYGPATGDVNANRATATRNQQEFVFLSLLDTQLLGGDGLPSFAPQSDDDRAEMRLAQQETHNLQATGPFLALALSTLARTHGIPSEDSMTEFFAQHALVDEDLAGAIARSFTRFWVGDFEAAGFTAAPRIETLARNLLISSNVGIYRLQRNEKPGQYPGLGFLLGALLETGLDESWYRCLYTVCANPAGGWNVRNEISHGFVDNVPSAVAAVLLQALMYLWLLAPADDEENYGSSDDTTK; translated from the coding sequence ATGACATATTCAGATGCGGATCTTAGTCTCGCAATCGCTTCGATTGATTCAGCAGTGGCTGGGAAACCAAAATTCGAGGCACAGCGGGCGGTTTGGGAGATTTTTCCGATCGTATTCGATTCAGATACATCGGACTTGGAAGATAAAAATTCTTCTTTGGGTACAGCAATTTCTTGGGCATTCGCTTACAAAATCTCTGTTGGGGAGGTTAACGGGAAGCCGCGATGCTCCGTCGAAGCACATTACACAGCCGCTAGCGGAGAAATCACCCCACCTCCCCCAAGGAGTGTCGCCGACGAAATTAAGCGCATATGGGCCACGGTTGCCACGGAATCAGGAACCAGTTTTGTACGAGCCCGGGCTTACCACCTATTGTTCGAGGCAAAGATACGGCCTGTCGTTGATAATGCCCGAAGGGCGTGCGAAAACTACATCGATACGGCTTTGGGCTGGGAGATCGGACTGGATCGAACTAGGTATCTTAATATTGCGCTTCGACTTGCGCGCGCTATTTCCGCACGCGATCTCGTCGCACATGTCACCGGGCTGATGGTACAGGATATTGGCCATTGCGTTGAAAATCCCGGCTATGGTCCTGGAATCAGCCTTCCGCTGATCAATGCCTTGAATGCAGAGCGCCCATCTCCTAAAATGCTCGACGCACTCCTTGAGCAAGCGTACGCGCGGTACGAGGACCCGTTCATCCGGGATGAGATTGTTCAGCTTCAGATCCAACGTGCTGATGCCGATGACGTGAGGCGACTTCATCAGGAAAAACTTGTAAGCGTATGGCGCAATGCTGCCGAAGGGGCCGATGGCATAGTCAGGGCCTCGCACCTTCAGACGGCCCTGGAACGAGCCGAACAAACTCAGCAGCGGGACCTGATACAGCGCGCAGCATCCGAGCTTCAGAGTATCCGCAACGAGGACCTGGAACTTCAGACCTTCCGTGCATCTATCCAGCGTGATCCGTCGGAGATTGATCGACTGCTCAGGCCGATAACAACAGCGTCTGACTGGTCGGAGGCACTTGGACTCTTCTGTCTGGCCTACGGGCCAGCCACCGGGGATGTAAACGCCAATAGAGCCACCGCAACTCGAAATCAACAAGAGTTTGTTTTCTTGAGCCTGTTGGATACTCAGCTCTTGGGCGGCGACGGGCTACCCAGCTTCGCGCCACAGTCGGACGATGATCGCGCCGAAATGAGGCTGGCTCAACAAGAGACGCATAACCTTCAAGCGACGGGCCCTTTCCTGGCGCTCGCCCTGTCGACTCTAGCGCGGACTCACGGAATTCCGTCCGAAGATTCCATGACCGAATTCTTTGCCCAACATGCACTGGTCGACGAGGACCTTGCCGGTGCAATTGCCAGGTCTTTCACGCGATTCTGGGTCGGAGATTTTGAGGCTGCCGGGTTTACCGCCGCCCCCAGAATTGAGACGCTGGCGAGAAACCTTCTCATCAGTTCCAACGTCGGCATATATCGCTTGCAGCGAAATGAAAAGCCTGGGCAGTATCCAGGTTTGGGGTTTCTGCTCGGCGCACTGTTGGAAACGGGCTTGGACGAATCGTGGTATCGATGTCTTTATACCGTGTGCGCCAACCCGGCCGGAGGATGGAATGTTCGAAACGAAATCTCGCACGGATTCGTTGACAACGTCCCGTCAGCCGTTGCGGCGGTTCTTCTTCAGGCGCTCATGTATTTGTGGCTATTGGCTCCTGCTGACGATGAGGAAAATTACGGGTCATCGGATGATACAACCAAATAA
- a CDS encoding GntR family transcriptional regulator — protein MPEIQETLPKYLQIANFLRDQILRGDLHPGDEVPSERALVTQWNVSRPTAARALDALRQQGLVEKRQGSGTYVTDVQIHRRARERYGRARQLGKIYAPGEYAVISSTGMVDAPDYVVRGLGLSQDVRQAIHRRRVTNNEGGPVEVSTSWFAPGLAESAPLLLIPERIRQGTLAYVEDVTGRRGMYGEDRVCARLASGQEASELGMEQPAAVMVVRHTVYDEADRPLEFAEAVYPQGRWAFEREYPLG, from the coding sequence GTGCCGGAGATTCAGGAGACCTTGCCCAAGTACCTTCAGATTGCGAACTTCCTTCGTGATCAGATCTTGCGTGGTGACCTGCATCCGGGCGATGAAGTCCCGTCCGAGCGTGCGTTGGTGACGCAGTGGAACGTCTCGCGTCCGACTGCGGCCCGTGCGCTGGACGCGCTGCGGCAACAGGGCCTCGTCGAGAAGCGGCAGGGGTCCGGCACGTATGTGACTGATGTTCAGATCCACCGTCGGGCACGCGAGCGGTACGGACGGGCGCGGCAGCTCGGGAAGATCTACGCCCCGGGTGAGTACGCGGTGATCTCGTCCACGGGGATGGTGGATGCGCCGGATTACGTCGTGCGGGGTCTCGGGCTCTCGCAGGATGTCCGGCAGGCGATCCACCGTCGCAGGGTGACGAACAACGAGGGTGGTCCGGTTGAGGTGTCGACGTCGTGGTTCGCGCCGGGCCTGGCGGAGTCGGCTCCGCTGCTGCTGATCCCGGAGCGCATCCGGCAGGGAACCCTGGCGTACGTCGAGGATGTGACGGGTCGTCGGGGGATGTACGGCGAGGACCGGGTGTGTGCCCGGCTGGCGAGCGGCCAGGAAGCGTCCGAGCTCGGCATGGAACAGCCGGCGGCCGTGATGGTCGTCCGGCACACGGTGTACGACGAAGCGGACCGGCCCTTGGAGTTCGCGGAAGCCGTGTATCCGCAAGGGCGTTGGGCGTTCGAACGTGAGTACCCCTTGGGCTGA
- a CDS encoding DUF1152 domain-containing protein has translation MKRLMVAAGGGGDALAAAMLHAAQHGNEPALILTYAWDRLMIDPLPGPRRADNFTNLHQAAPDVLVFRPDTRPVPPVGSTLPQLSAAVRPGVALLDPYAGAVGMTAQINAAIRYTGADRIDIIDVGGDALARGDEPGLRSPLADALTLAACADAEVPTTVVVAGPGLDGELSEPDLLARLGAPAFQITAEHASPFLPVFEWHPSEATALLAAAAHGVRGTCEVREAGLPVRLTDASANAYRVDLDDALEINELSRRLIGSTSLPGAEKVTRDVCGFSELDHERNKATWLGTHQPADDSTARDVDAALSTFLAEAAARGSDYATFRRIAEALNLTQAALTDIRGRLTNDQELTGTSLIWPTSPRGA, from the coding sequence GTGAAGCGGCTCATGGTTGCTGCCGGGGGAGGAGGCGACGCACTCGCCGCCGCAATGCTCCACGCGGCCCAGCACGGCAACGAACCAGCGTTGATCCTCACCTACGCGTGGGACCGCTTGATGATCGACCCCCTACCGGGCCCCCGCCGAGCCGACAACTTCACCAACCTTCACCAGGCCGCGCCCGACGTTCTCGTCTTCCGCCCCGATACGCGCCCGGTCCCGCCCGTCGGCTCCACGCTCCCGCAACTCTCGGCAGCAGTACGGCCCGGGGTTGCGCTACTCGACCCGTACGCCGGAGCGGTCGGCATGACCGCCCAAATCAACGCGGCGATCCGCTACACCGGGGCCGACCGAATCGACATCATCGATGTCGGAGGCGACGCACTCGCCCGCGGCGACGAACCCGGCTTGCGCAGCCCACTCGCCGACGCCCTGACACTCGCCGCATGCGCCGATGCCGAAGTGCCCACCACCGTGGTCGTCGCGGGCCCCGGCTTGGACGGCGAACTCTCCGAACCCGACCTACTCGCCCGACTCGGCGCCCCCGCGTTCCAGATCACTGCCGAACACGCATCGCCGTTCCTGCCCGTGTTCGAGTGGCACCCGTCCGAGGCAACCGCCCTACTCGCCGCAGCAGCTCACGGCGTCCGCGGCACGTGCGAGGTACGCGAGGCTGGCCTACCGGTCCGGCTCACCGACGCAAGCGCCAACGCCTACCGCGTCGACCTTGACGACGCCCTGGAGATCAACGAGCTGTCCCGCCGCCTCATCGGCAGCACCAGCCTTCCCGGGGCCGAGAAAGTCACCCGGGACGTCTGCGGTTTCAGCGAGCTTGACCACGAACGCAACAAAGCCACGTGGCTTGGCACCCACCAACCCGCCGACGACAGCACCGCGAGGGACGTCGACGCCGCCCTGTCAACGTTCCTGGCCGAAGCCGCCGCCCGAGGCAGCGACTACGCCACCTTCCGCCGCATCGCCGAGGCCCTGAACCTCACCCAAGCCGCACTCACAGATATACGCGGACGGCTCACCAATGACCAGGAGCTCACGGGCACTTCGCTGATCTGGCCCACGTCCCCACGCGGGGCCTGA